A stretch of the Teretinema zuelzerae genome encodes the following:
- a CDS encoding extracellular solute-binding protein encodes MGFRKTNLFLALTISLIAAFSASAADKPVKVNFWHIGTAATDKGYYQGVADAFMKANPNVTIEMTILENEAFKSKLTTVMQSGNPPDIFHSWGGGVLAEYAKAGLLRDITKFTKGTAWGKSMAPGVWDIYAYNGKQYGAPFDMGAITFWYNKDLLAKVGYTSFPAEWSDFLNLVKKLKAAGIVPIALGGGDKWPAMHMWTYLAARVGGKEVLVNAAQGKGKGFNDPAFVKAGEMLVELVKLGAFQDGFLGATYPDEAALVGNGVAAMELMGQWAPNVQVDSSVSKKGIGDSLAAAPVPAVAKGKGKVTDVVGGGNGMAVGKNAPDAAVEFLKFLTNVENNAEYARVAGIIPTVKGAEVGIPSNNGKMVKQIVDKTEFFQLYLDQFFSPAVGGAVNDAVQTILAGTATPAQACKAIQSTFEMEQ; translated from the coding sequence ATGGGTTTCAGGAAAACGAATCTCTTTCTCGCGCTGACGATCTCCTTGATCGCGGCCTTCTCCGCGTCCGCCGCGGACAAGCCGGTCAAGGTGAATTTCTGGCACATCGGAACGGCCGCTACCGACAAGGGCTACTACCAGGGCGTCGCCGACGCGTTCATGAAGGCGAATCCGAATGTGACGATCGAAATGACGATTCTCGAAAACGAGGCGTTCAAGAGCAAGCTGACGACCGTCATGCAGTCCGGCAATCCTCCGGACATTTTCCACAGCTGGGGCGGCGGCGTTCTCGCCGAGTACGCGAAGGCGGGACTGCTGCGCGACATAACCAAATTCACCAAGGGAACCGCCTGGGGAAAATCGATGGCTCCCGGAGTCTGGGACATTTACGCGTATAATGGAAAGCAGTACGGAGCACCCTTCGACATGGGCGCGATCACCTTCTGGTACAACAAGGATCTGCTCGCCAAGGTCGGCTATACATCATTCCCCGCCGAATGGTCCGACTTCCTCAACCTCGTTAAAAAACTAAAAGCAGCCGGAATCGTTCCGATCGCCCTCGGAGGCGGAGACAAATGGCCTGCCATGCACATGTGGACGTATCTTGCTGCCCGCGTCGGCGGCAAGGAAGTTCTCGTGAACGCTGCTCAGGGCAAGGGAAAGGGTTTCAACGATCCGGCCTTCGTCAAAGCCGGCGAAATGCTTGTGGAGCTCGTCAAGCTCGGCGCCTTCCAGGACGGCTTCCTGGGAGCGACCTATCCTGACGAAGCGGCCCTCGTAGGTAACGGAGTCGCGGCCATGGAACTGATGGGACAGTGGGCGCCGAACGTCCAGGTCGATTCATCGGTGAGCAAGAAGGGCATCGGCGATTCTCTCGCGGCCGCACCTGTTCCCGCTGTCGCCAAAGGCAAGGGAAAGGTTACCGACGTAGTAGGCGGCGGAAACGGAATGGCGGTCGGAAAGAACGCTCCCGACGCGGCAGTAGAATTCCTCAAGTTCCTTACCAATGTGGAGAACAACGCCGAGTATGCGCGTGTTGCGGGAATCATCCCGACCGTTAAGGGCGCGGAAGTCGGAATTCCGTCGAACAACGGAAAGATGGTGAAGCAGATCGTCGACAAGACCGAGTTCTTCCAGCTCTATCTCGACCAGTTCTTCTCACCCGCGGTAGGCGGCGCGGTCAACGACGCGGTGCAGACCATCCTCGCGGGAACCGCTACGCCGGCCCAGGCCTGCAAAGCGATCCAGTCCACCTTCGAAATGGAACAATAA
- a CDS encoding carbohydrate ABC transporter permease: MTKKPSNIPLLTFLLAPALLLFTLFVVIPVFQAMFFSLFKWNGLGPLADFRGLNNFRLLFKNAVFHKALTNNLVIIVVSLAVEIPIALYAALIISRKDFKLAVFFRTFFFLPYVLSEVIAGLLWQFIYHPQYGLVKALFAFFAPGTDAPALLGDPRTVLGAIMVAVIWKYFGFHMSILIAGLQDINEEVKEAAKIDGASEGQTTRLIILPLLKPTIMISVFFSIIGSFQVFDVIWAMGKGDPVNAAETMVTYLYKFGIQRFNIGYGSAVAITIFGICLAFSLMYNRLLMKSEGANS, from the coding sequence ATGACAAAGAAACCAAGCAACATTCCGCTTTTAACATTCCTGCTTGCTCCGGCTCTGCTGCTCTTTACCCTGTTCGTCGTCATACCGGTTTTCCAGGCGATGTTCTTCAGTCTCTTCAAATGGAACGGGCTCGGACCTCTCGCCGATTTTCGGGGCTTGAACAATTTCAGGCTTCTCTTTAAAAACGCAGTGTTCCACAAAGCGCTGACGAACAACCTCGTCATCATCGTCGTGTCGCTCGCCGTGGAAATACCGATCGCACTCTACGCGGCTCTCATCATCAGCAGAAAAGATTTCAAGCTCGCCGTTTTTTTCAGAACCTTCTTTTTTCTTCCGTACGTTCTTTCGGAGGTAATCGCGGGCTTGCTGTGGCAATTCATCTATCATCCCCAGTACGGTTTGGTAAAGGCGCTATTCGCCTTCTTCGCTCCCGGAACCGACGCGCCGGCATTGCTCGGCGATCCGCGAACGGTTCTCGGCGCCATCATGGTTGCCGTAATCTGGAAATATTTCGGCTTCCACATGTCCATACTTATAGCCGGGCTGCAGGATATTAACGAAGAAGTAAAGGAAGCGGCAAAAATCGACGGGGCCTCGGAGGGCCAGACGACACGTCTGATCATCCTCCCCCTGCTCAAGCCCACCATTATGATATCCGTCTTTTTTTCAATCATCGGCTCCTTCCAGGTATTCGACGTTATCTGGGCGATGGGCAAGGGAGACCCCGTCAACGCGGCGGAAACAATGGTCACCTATCTCTATAAATTCGGCATTCAGCGTTTCAACATCGGCTACGGAAGCGCGGTCGCGATCACGATATTCGGGATCTGCCTGGCTTTCAGCCTCATGTACAACCGGCTTCTCATGAAAAGCGAGGGGGCGAACTCATGA
- a CDS encoding carbohydrate ABC transporter permease — protein sequence MTLKSASMQRAVLRLAHYAFCFLLLAVVLVPIHIGVFGGFKSMGELMTDPLGFPSPFDPSKYLDLLTGAQGSFWRALTNSLVIAMFTVALTLAVCVMAAFALARIQFRGNALFRNYFMLGLLFPLAVAILPLYLQIRNMHLLDKYLGVILPQTAFQIPMSVLLLRGFFVGIPKDLEDACAIDGYGPLGFLTKMVLPLSTPILSTVAILVLVASWNNFFLPLLIFNANIKFTLPMGVMEFQGQHASEWNMILAYLILAMIPAVALFVAGQKYIVAGLTGGAVKG from the coding sequence ATGACACTAAAATCGGCTTCCATGCAGCGCGCCGTCCTGCGCCTGGCTCATTACGCGTTTTGTTTTCTTCTTCTGGCCGTCGTGCTGGTGCCGATACACATCGGCGTCTTCGGCGGGTTTAAATCGATGGGCGAGCTCATGACCGATCCGCTCGGATTCCCCTCCCCCTTCGACCCGTCGAAGTATCTGGATCTCTTGACCGGCGCGCAGGGCTCGTTCTGGAGGGCTTTGACCAATTCCCTCGTAATCGCGATGTTCACCGTAGCGCTGACTCTCGCCGTATGCGTCATGGCCGCCTTCGCCCTTGCCCGCATCCAGTTCAGGGGAAACGCGCTGTTCAGGAATTACTTCATGCTGGGGCTCCTCTTTCCGCTTGCGGTCGCCATCCTTCCCCTCTACCTGCAGATACGTAACATGCATCTGCTCGACAAGTATCTGGGGGTCATCCTTCCGCAGACGGCATTCCAGATTCCGATGAGCGTCCTGCTGCTCCGCGGCTTTTTCGTCGGAATACCGAAGGACCTGGAGGACGCCTGCGCGATCGACGGATACGGGCCGCTCGGCTTTTTGACCAAGATGGTGCTGCCGCTGTCGACCCCGATTCTTTCGACGGTTGCTATCCTCGTGCTGGTAGCGAGCTGGAACAATTTTTTCCTCCCGCTCCTGATCTTCAACGCCAACATAAAATTCACCCTTCCCATGGGAGTCATGGAATTCCAGGGCCAGCACGCTTCCGAATGGAACATGATCCTGGCGTATCTGATTCTCGCGATGATTCCCGCCGTCGCCCTCTTCGTCGCCGGCCAGAAATACATCGTGGCAGGGCTCACCGGAGGCGCGGTAAAAGGTTGA
- a CDS encoding response regulator transcription factor, with product MPRSSIIIVDDHPIFSKGLAQLLGSENLYDVSGTATDCAGALALVRDANPDLAIVDLNLGDEDGINLIKDIKLVKKDIKILVLSMHDERYYAERALRQGARGYIMKDENVSNVLEAIRTILAGKIWLSAAGRERLFEYMSNCDSSQNVENRFASVNSLSNRQLQIFRMIGKGLGTADIAARLSLSPKTVDTHKEHIKLKLHCNTSQELRQLAIERGGD from the coding sequence ATGCCGCGCTCATCGATTATCATCGTCGACGACCACCCCATCTTTTCCAAAGGGCTTGCACAGCTGCTCGGATCGGAAAACTTGTACGACGTTTCCGGCACGGCTACCGATTGCGCGGGGGCGCTGGCTCTCGTGCGGGATGCGAATCCCGATCTGGCGATAGTCGATTTGAATCTCGGCGACGAGGACGGCATCAACCTCATAAAAGACATTAAGCTCGTCAAGAAAGACATCAAGATACTCGTGCTCTCGATGCATGATGAGCGCTATTACGCGGAACGGGCGCTTCGCCAGGGAGCGCGCGGCTACATCATGAAGGATGAAAACGTCTCCAACGTGCTCGAAGCGATACGAACCATACTCGCCGGAAAAATATGGCTCAGCGCGGCCGGCAGGGAACGCCTTTTCGAATACATGAGCAATTGCGATTCGTCGCAAAACGTTGAAAACCGCTTCGCATCGGTCAACAGCCTCTCGAACAGGCAGCTTCAGATATTCAGAATGATCGGAAAGGGACTGGGGACAGCCGACATCGCGGCGCGGCTGAGTTTAAGCCCGAAGACGGTAGACACCCACAAGGAGCACATAAAGCTCAAACTGCACTGCAACACCTCCCAGGAGCTGCGGCAGCTCGCCATTGAACGGGGCGGGGACTAG
- a CDS encoding substrate-binding domain-containing protein: MRVGLYLKNLDEEYQISVFKGIRSEAARVGIDLFCMQGGLSSPGKFLPVDGVLLLTSALFAEMSDIDIPAIKNYFGSTPWISIGNNLEGIPSISIRNRKSMEQIMDHLVAFHGCRKLLFISGPAGHPDNSVREAVFRETLCNRSSEFPGLEGVVRNGGFWESYAIDIMREYIATHPDSPLDAVVAANDSMAIGALKVLRSASDPRWKSCKVTGFDDIPQARLEIPALTTVQQPLEELGRLAVRTIHALIEKKEAPEICELDSVPVIRNSCGCRSPEPDAALVPDAVLSRVQYQSFLSEQHLRNVSSFGQLLTTVGSMHELVRYLQAFLNSNDVKTFFFLLFPQSDTATNGDIELIYRRFRNEEKSFADRRERTTLAEFFSSTFRENEKIPASASIHNLTSGTDELGIIVYEIDDYAHPHLCSAAIFIANTVRRLMILEDEKKRSRKLEREVLLRTKDLVESNRKLKAEAKRRLEVEAEVLHISEMERLRFSLDLHDDICQRLAGISMYSKSLDSGSDLGELSEMIDETLNRTRQYAHDSFPVELDSLGLNEAVASLCRSVQKQTLCACGYSWEAGADIRLANAQEINLYRIIQEAVHNTVKHARATRVDISVRLEDGALAIRVRDNGTGISGDTPARPKKKPHVGIGLKSMEYRAHQIGAQYLFRSSAKDGTLVEIRLPL; the protein is encoded by the coding sequence ATGCGAGTCGGCCTGTATTTAAAAAATCTGGACGAGGAATATCAAATCTCCGTTTTCAAGGGAATCCGGTCCGAAGCCGCCCGGGTCGGCATAGACCTTTTCTGCATGCAGGGCGGCTTATCCTCTCCGGGAAAATTTCTTCCGGTAGACGGAGTCTTGCTCCTTACATCCGCCTTGTTCGCCGAAATGAGCGACATCGACATACCGGCGATCAAGAATTATTTCGGTTCGACTCCCTGGATCTCGATCGGCAATAACCTCGAGGGAATCCCCTCCATCAGCATACGAAACAGAAAATCGATGGAACAAATCATGGATCACCTGGTTGCGTTCCACGGCTGCAGGAAGCTGCTTTTCATCAGCGGACCGGCCGGCCATCCGGACAATAGCGTCCGCGAGGCGGTATTCAGGGAGACGCTCTGCAATCGCTCTTCGGAATTTCCCGGCCTCGAGGGAGTCGTCAGGAACGGCGGCTTCTGGGAATCATACGCCATCGACATCATGCGCGAGTATATCGCCACCCACCCCGATTCGCCCCTCGACGCCGTCGTCGCCGCGAACGACAGCATGGCGATCGGCGCCCTCAAGGTTCTGCGCAGCGCCTCCGATCCCCGGTGGAAGTCGTGCAAGGTGACGGGCTTCGACGACATTCCCCAGGCCCGCCTCGAAATTCCGGCCCTGACCACCGTGCAGCAGCCGCTGGAGGAACTGGGCCGCCTCGCAGTCCGCACGATTCATGCCCTTATCGAAAAGAAGGAAGCGCCTGAAATCTGCGAACTCGATTCGGTCCCGGTCATCCGCAATTCATGCGGCTGCCGTTCGCCCGAGCCCGACGCGGCCCTAGTTCCGGACGCGGTGTTGTCGCGGGTGCAGTATCAGAGTTTTCTCTCCGAACAGCATCTGCGGAACGTCAGTTCGTTCGGCCAGCTGTTGACGACCGTCGGTTCGATGCACGAGCTTGTGCGCTATCTCCAGGCCTTTCTCAACAGCAACGACGTCAAGACGTTTTTCTTTTTGCTGTTTCCCCAAAGCGATACGGCGACGAACGGAGACATAGAACTGATTTACCGGCGGTTCAGGAACGAGGAGAAATCCTTTGCCGACCGGAGGGAACGAACGACGCTCGCCGAATTCTTCAGCTCGACTTTCCGCGAGAATGAAAAAATTCCCGCTTCAGCCAGCATCCATAATCTTACCTCCGGCACGGACGAACTCGGCATCATCGTTTATGAAATCGACGACTATGCGCACCCCCACCTCTGCAGCGCGGCCATCTTCATCGCCAACACCGTAAGGCGTTTGATGATTCTGGAAGACGAAAAAAAACGCTCTCGGAAGCTCGAGCGCGAGGTGCTTCTGCGTACGAAGGATCTGGTTGAAAGCAACCGGAAGCTCAAGGCGGAGGCGAAGAGAAGGCTCGAGGTCGAAGCAGAGGTTCTCCATATCAGCGAGATGGAGCGGCTTCGGTTCAGCCTCGACCTGCACGACGATATCTGCCAGCGGCTTGCCGGCATTTCGATGTACAGCAAAAGCCTCGACAGCGGAAGCGATCTCGGCGAACTTTCTGAAATGATAGACGAAACGCTCAACCGCACCCGCCAGTACGCCCATGATTCATTTCCCGTAGAACTCGACAGCCTCGGGCTTAACGAGGCCGTCGCGAGCCTGTGCCGCTCGGTTCAAAAGCAGACGCTTTGCGCGTGCGGGTATTCCTGGGAAGCCGGCGCTGATATCAGGCTCGCCAATGCGCAGGAGATAAATCTGTACCGGATAATCCAGGAAGCGGTTCACAATACCGTAAAGCACGCCCGCGCCACCCGGGTGGATATTTCCGTTCGCCTGGAAGACGGCGCTCTCGCCATTCGCGTGCGCGACAACGGCACGGGCATATCCGGAGACACTCCCGCCCGGCCGAAGAAAAAACCCCATGTGGGAATCGGGCTCAAATCTATGGAATACCGCGCACATCAGATCGGAGCGCAGTATCTGTTCCGCTCATCCGCAAAGGACGGGACTCTCGTGGAAATCCGCCTTCCTCTCTAG
- a CDS encoding response regulator: MNLKYKHRSANTMNESANAASATIVLIEDHPIFCKGLTQLIHANKEFSVVGEAANSLGAVRLVEEKKPDLVLVDLNLGDEDGLELIKNLKALFPDLLMLVLSMHDERNYSERVLRAGARGYIMKEEAGDRVVEAIKTVLAGKIWLSESERERLFDSLSGGEESGEDRGDQDSLKALSDRQLQIFSLIGKGLGTLEIAAKLGISTKTVGTHKEHIKTKMNCASLKELRQLAVRFTNL; this comes from the coding sequence ATGAATTTAAAATATAAGCACAGGAGCGCGAATACCATGAACGAGAGTGCGAATGCGGCGAGCGCGACCATCGTCCTGATCGAGGACCATCCCATATTCTGCAAGGGCCTGACGCAGCTGATACACGCGAACAAAGAATTCTCGGTCGTGGGCGAAGCCGCGAATTCTCTCGGCGCGGTCAGACTGGTGGAAGAAAAAAAACCGGATCTCGTTCTCGTGGATCTCAATCTCGGGGACGAAGACGGACTCGAACTGATAAAAAACCTGAAGGCGCTTTTTCCCGACCTTCTGATGCTCGTTCTTTCGATGCACGACGAGCGGAATTATTCTGAACGGGTTCTGCGCGCGGGAGCCCGCGGCTACATCATGAAGGAAGAGGCGGGAGACAGAGTCGTGGAAGCGATTAAAACTGTCCTGGCCGGAAAAATCTGGCTCAGCGAATCCGAACGGGAACGCCTGTTCGACTCGCTTTCCGGCGGAGAAGAGTCGGGGGAGGATCGCGGCGATCAGGATTCGTTAAAAGCGCTTTCGGATCGTCAGCTTCAAATATTCTCTTTGATCGGCAAGGGTCTCGGCACTCTCGAAATAGCCGCTAAACTGGGAATAAGCACGAAAACGGTCGGCACGCACAAAGAACACATTAAAACAAAAATGAACTGCGCGTCGCTGAAAGAATTGCGGCAGCTCGCCGTCAGGTTTACGAACCTGTAA
- a CDS encoding glycosyl hydrolase family 8, with translation MKTERRYRNVFAEIGKSEKEIEQRLRCIVDEFFYGPDKVYFTAGCDMGYLEDTGNHDARTEGMSYGMMMCVQLDMKEEFDRIWKWSKTYMFMEEGFNEGYFAWSCATNGVRNSDGPAPDGEEYFALALFFASHRWGDGEGVFAYSHEAKEILRACLHKGSGGRFGTPMWNLGNKQILFVPGSDFTDPSYHLPHFYECFAEWAYEEDREFFAQAAVASREYLSKACHPVSGMNAEYAEFDGSPMSRKLPWTADRHDWFYSDAYRTAANIGLDYEWCKKDEGQRSAVERLQYALGVVNKDNPYRIYEVDGTPLDQSALHPVAILATTAQASLAVEGPLSLRDSNPVKALAAEWVERFWNEPLRTGDRRYYDNCLYLFAFLALSGRYRVWE, from the coding sequence ATGAAAACTGAACGCAGGTATCGCAACGTGTTCGCGGAGATCGGGAAGAGCGAAAAGGAAATTGAACAGAGATTACGATGCATAGTCGACGAATTTTTTTATGGTCCGGACAAAGTATATTTCACAGCGGGGTGCGACATGGGCTATCTGGAAGATACGGGTAACCACGACGCGCGCACGGAAGGAATGTCCTACGGCATGATGATGTGCGTCCAGCTGGATATGAAGGAAGAATTCGACAGAATCTGGAAATGGTCGAAAACCTACATGTTCATGGAAGAGGGCTTTAACGAAGGCTATTTCGCCTGGTCCTGCGCTACGAACGGCGTGCGCAATTCCGACGGTCCGGCACCCGACGGCGAAGAGTACTTCGCCCTGGCCCTGTTCTTCGCGTCGCATAGATGGGGCGACGGCGAAGGCGTTTTTGCGTATTCCCATGAGGCGAAGGAGATCCTGCGCGCGTGCCTGCACAAGGGAAGCGGCGGCAGATTCGGAACGCCGATGTGGAATCTCGGCAACAAGCAGATTCTGTTCGTTCCGGGCAGCGACTTTACGGATCCGTCGTATCATCTGCCGCATTTTTACGAATGCTTCGCCGAATGGGCGTACGAAGAAGACCGTGAATTTTTCGCCCAGGCTGCCGTGGCCAGCAGGGAATATCTGAGCAAGGCCTGCCATCCGGTTTCCGGAATGAACGCCGAATACGCGGAGTTCGACGGCTCTCCCATGAGCAGGAAGCTCCCCTGGACGGCGGACCGGCACGACTGGTTCTACAGCGACGCCTACCGCACCGCCGCGAACATCGGCCTCGACTATGAATGGTGCAAAAAAGACGAAGGGCAGCGCTCTGCCGTAGAACGCTTGCAATACGCGCTCGGCGTAGTCAACAAGGACAATCCGTACAGAATTTACGAGGTGGACGGCACGCCCCTGGATCAGAGCGCGCTTCATCCGGTGGCGATTCTTGCTACCACCGCCCAGGCTTCCCTCGCGGTTGAAGGTCCTCTTTCCCTGCGCGATTCGAATCCCGTGAAAGCGCTGGCTGCCGAGTGGGTCGAAAGATTCTGGAACGAGCCGTTGAGAACCGGCGACAGGCGGTATTACGATAATTGCCTGTATCTTTTCGCCTTTCTGGCCCTGAGCGGAAGGTACCGGGTCTGGGAGTAG
- a CDS encoding carbohydrate ABC transporter permease, with the protein MIASKRHYEERIFTSLNTAFMIAFSVLMLYPFWNTVAVSFNEAVDTVRGGVTLYPRRFTLQNYKMVFSTGTIFHAFFVSVARTSINMFVNVFLTAMIAYVLSRPNFMFRKPFTMILVISMYINAGLIPTYFLIKNLGLLNSFWVYVIPGMVNAFNFLVIRTYLKTIPESVIESVRMDGGGDLKIFFSMIIPLSMPVLATVGLFVAVGSWNSWFDTLIYASSKVNLHTLQYKLMEYLQSSQSQARSSGEVGAMALAKTSSLVTPVSIRAAITVIASAPILFIYPFMQRYFVVGVNIGGVKE; encoded by the coding sequence ATGATCGCGTCAAAAAGACACTACGAGGAGCGGATTTTCACTTCGCTGAACACCGCCTTTATGATCGCCTTCTCCGTTCTGATGCTCTATCCGTTCTGGAACACCGTGGCCGTTTCCTTCAACGAGGCGGTGGACACTGTGCGGGGCGGCGTTACGCTGTATCCGCGGCGCTTCACCCTTCAGAACTATAAAATGGTTTTTTCCACCGGTACCATTTTCCATGCGTTTTTCGTCTCGGTCGCGCGAACGTCGATCAACATGTTCGTCAACGTGTTTTTGACCGCGATGATAGCCTATGTGCTGTCCCGGCCGAATTTCATGTTTCGTAAACCGTTTACGATGATTCTGGTGATTTCCATGTACATCAACGCAGGCCTCATACCGACCTACTTCCTCATCAAGAATCTCGGCCTTCTCAATTCGTTCTGGGTCTATGTCATTCCCGGCATGGTGAACGCGTTCAACTTTCTGGTCATCAGGACATACCTGAAAACCATCCCGGAAAGCGTGATCGAGTCAGTCAGGATGGACGGCGGCGGGGACTTGAAAATCTTTTTCAGCATGATCATTCCGCTGAGCATGCCGGTGCTCGCGACGGTCGGCCTGTTCGTGGCTGTCGGTTCCTGGAACTCCTGGTTCGATACGCTCATCTACGCTTCCTCGAAGGTCAACCTGCACACGCTGCAATACAAGCTCATGGAATATCTGCAGTCGAGCCAGTCGCAGGCGCGGAGTTCAGGCGAGGTAGGCGCCATGGCCCTGGCGAAAACGTCGAGCCTCGTAACGCCGGTAAGCATCCGCGCCGCCATAACCGTAATCGCATCGGCTCCGATACTATTCATCTATCCGTTCATGCAGCGGTATTTCGTCGTCGGCGTGAACATCGGGGGAGTGAAGGAATGA
- a CDS encoding ABC transporter permease, protein MQKHIIPSIRIQKLIKTAGTQRQLLIMSVPIILYVILFSYVPLWGWTMAFQNFRPAKSFLNQEWVGLRWFKFLFSDPVFLQTVRNTVMMSLINTTLGFISAIAFALLLNELKNISFKRLVQTVSYLPHFLSWVIVTGLVSTMLSVEDGALNNLLMYLQLIDEPILWLSEPNYFWGVVGGTYVWKELGWNTIIYLAAISGIDPTLYEAAEIDGCNRWQKMLHITLPSIKPTIIILLIMSVGHILDAGFEMQYLLRNGLVQDVSDTIDIYVLMYGLQRSNYSLATAAGLFKNVVNISLIFLANEFAKRAGEERLI, encoded by the coding sequence ATGCAAAAGCACATTATTCCGTCGATACGAATCCAGAAACTGATCAAAACCGCGGGGACGCAACGCCAATTGCTGATAATGTCGGTTCCAATCATTCTTTATGTAATCCTTTTTTCTTATGTTCCGCTGTGGGGCTGGACTATGGCTTTCCAGAATTTCCGCCCGGCGAAATCCTTCCTGAACCAGGAATGGGTCGGCCTGAGATGGTTCAAATTTCTTTTTTCTGATCCCGTATTCCTGCAGACGGTGCGGAACACGGTAATGATGAGCCTGATAAATACGACGCTCGGCTTTATTTCCGCGATAGCGTTCGCGCTGCTCCTCAACGAGCTCAAGAATATTTCCTTCAAGCGCCTTGTCCAGACTGTTTCCTATCTTCCCCACTTCCTGTCGTGGGTTATCGTAACCGGTTTGGTTTCTACGATGCTCTCCGTGGAAGACGGGGCGCTCAATAATCTTCTCATGTATCTTCAGCTGATCGACGAACCCATCCTGTGGCTGTCCGAGCCGAACTATTTCTGGGGCGTCGTCGGGGGAACCTACGTGTGGAAGGAATTGGGATGGAACACCATCATCTATCTGGCGGCGATCTCGGGCATCGATCCGACCCTCTACGAAGCGGCCGAGATAGACGGATGCAACCGTTGGCAAAAGATGCTGCACATCACGCTGCCGAGCATCAAGCCGACGATTATCATTTTGTTGATTATGAGCGTCGGACATATACTGGACGCGGGTTTCGAAATGCAATACCTGCTTCGCAACGGTCTCGTCCAGGATGTTTCCGATACGATAGACATATACGTGCTGATGTACGGCCTGCAGCGGTCGAATTATTCGCTCGCTACAGCCGCCGGTCTTTTCAAGAATGTGGTGAATATTTCGCTGATATTCCTCGCGAATGAATTCGCCAAGCGCGCAGGGGAGGAACGACTGATATGA